A genomic stretch from Frigoribacterium sp. PvP032 includes:
- a CDS encoding carbohydrate ABC transporter permease, which translates to MTTTVPTGVGASATDGPSETAAAADSAVPASAVPASGSSDGPAGGATPVRRARRRRRPRWFSNSLAALFSAVWIFPVYWMVNTAFKPRSESMTSTPLFLPQHPTLDNFVVAITQSGFLVNLRNSAVVVIATVLLAIILGFFAAAALSRFRFRGRRTIMIVILAVQMLPTTALLIPLFLIFNSIGLLGTYAGLVLAYIATVLPFSIWVMRGFFVAIPMEIEEAAQLDGANTWQVLTRILFPLVAPGVIATSIFAFIAAWNDYIIAYTFMKDQSMYTLPVWLASFVSQNTGTDSGGQMAASVLFSLPVVVFFVIIQRNLVSGMSAGAVKG; encoded by the coding sequence GTGACCACGACAGTCCCCACCGGAGTCGGCGCCTCGGCGACCGACGGCCCCTCCGAGACGGCGGCTGCCGCCGACTCGGCCGTCCCTGCCTCCGCGGTCCCCGCCTCTGGCTCGTCCGACGGCCCCGCAGGAGGCGCGACGCCGGTCCGCCGGGCGCGTCGCCGCAGGAGGCCCCGCTGGTTCAGCAACTCGCTCGCGGCCCTGTTCAGCGCGGTCTGGATCTTCCCCGTCTACTGGATGGTCAACACGGCGTTCAAGCCGCGGTCGGAGTCGATGACGTCGACTCCTCTCTTCCTGCCGCAGCACCCGACGCTCGACAACTTCGTCGTCGCGATCACGCAGAGCGGGTTCCTGGTGAACCTCCGCAACAGCGCCGTGGTCGTCATCGCGACGGTGCTGCTCGCGATCATCCTCGGCTTCTTCGCCGCCGCGGCGCTCTCGCGGTTCCGCTTCCGCGGTCGCCGCACGATCATGATCGTCATCCTCGCGGTGCAGATGCTGCCGACGACGGCGCTGCTCATCCCGCTGTTCCTGATCTTCAACAGCATCGGGCTGCTCGGCACCTACGCGGGCCTCGTGCTCGCGTACATCGCGACGGTGCTGCCGTTCTCGATCTGGGTGATGCGCGGGTTCTTCGTGGCCATCCCGATGGAGATCGAGGAGGCGGCCCAGCTCGACGGGGCGAACACCTGGCAGGTGCTGACGCGCATCCTGTTCCCGCTGGTGGCGCCGGGCGTCATCGCGACGAGCATCTTCGCCTTCATCGCGGCGTGGAACGACTACATCATCGCCTACACGTTCATGAAGGACCAGTCGATGTACACGCTGCCCGTCTGGCTGGCGTCGTTCGTCTCGCAGAACACCGGCACCGACTCCGGCGGGCAGATGGCGGCCAGCGTGCTGTTCTCGCTGCCGGTCGTCGTCTTCTTCGTCATCATCCAACGCAACCTGGTGTCGGGCATGTCCGCCGGCGCCGTGAAGGGCTAG
- a CDS encoding alanine racemase: MQTSKATFASGHRPVPLLRLPTPVLTVDLDALEHNVGTMAGWCRAAGVDLAPHGKTTMSPDIWRRQLDAGSWGITVATAFQAAVAREAGVRNVVLAGTTFHEEALVALAADPGSTRVLMWVDSTEAVRLADEALARAAARASSSVEAAAGLDADADAGLDADADAGAASGAGASGPAVPPLAVLVEIGSPVGRTGARTVAEALAVVDAVVASPHLVLAGVTGYEGALTHDVDPAGIQLVDDYLRTVLELLDAIDPAAFEPWLAGGGDVVVSAGGSVYFERVVAVLAERHDPAGTRGRRTRVVLRSGSYVAHDHDLYRRLTPFARDTTPPIDGVTGRESFLPAIGLWASVISRPEPELALLNVGRRDTADDEGLPLPLDAWRPTAGGGADDTSATRLDGVLEGAVVTALNDQHAFLRLGASSELAVGDLVRLGVSHPCTTLSQWRELSLVRGGTASREQPPVVEGTWLTRF, from the coding sequence GTGCAGACGTCCAAGGCCACCTTCGCGAGCGGGCACCGGCCGGTGCCGCTGCTGCGCCTCCCCACGCCCGTCCTCACGGTCGACCTCGACGCCCTCGAGCACAACGTCGGCACGATGGCCGGGTGGTGCCGGGCGGCCGGAGTCGACCTGGCGCCGCACGGCAAGACGACGATGTCGCCCGACATCTGGCGGCGGCAGCTCGACGCGGGCTCCTGGGGCATCACGGTCGCGACGGCGTTCCAGGCGGCCGTGGCGCGTGAGGCCGGCGTCCGGAACGTGGTGCTCGCCGGGACGACCTTCCACGAGGAGGCGCTCGTCGCCCTCGCCGCCGACCCCGGGTCGACGCGCGTGCTGATGTGGGTCGACTCGACCGAGGCCGTGCGCCTCGCCGACGAGGCGCTCGCGCGGGCAGCAGCCCGGGCCTCGAGCTCCGTCGAGGCCGCCGCTGGCCTCGACGCCGACGCCGACGCTGGCCTCGACGCCGACGCCGACGCCGGCGCGGCATCCGGCGCCGGCGCCTCCGGCCCCGCCGTGCCGCCGCTCGCCGTGCTCGTCGAGATCGGCTCGCCCGTCGGCCGGACCGGAGCCCGCACCGTCGCCGAGGCGCTCGCCGTGGTCGACGCCGTCGTCGCGTCGCCGCACCTCGTGCTCGCCGGCGTCACCGGCTACGAGGGAGCCCTGACGCACGACGTCGACCCCGCGGGCATCCAGCTGGTCGACGACTACCTGCGCACCGTGCTCGAGCTGCTCGACGCGATCGACCCCGCGGCGTTCGAGCCGTGGCTCGCCGGCGGCGGCGACGTCGTCGTGAGCGCGGGAGGCAGCGTCTACTTCGAGCGCGTCGTCGCGGTGCTCGCCGAGCGACACGACCCCGCCGGGACACGCGGGCGACGGACTCGCGTGGTGCTCCGCTCGGGCTCGTACGTCGCGCACGACCACGACCTCTACCGACGGCTGACGCCGTTCGCCCGCGACACGACCCCGCCGATCGACGGCGTCACGGGCCGCGAGTCGTTCCTGCCCGCCATCGGGCTCTGGGCGAGCGTCATCTCGCGACCCGAGCCCGAGCTCGCCCTGCTGAACGTCGGACGTCGCGACACGGCGGACGACGAGGGCCTGCCCCTGCCCCTCGACGCCTGGCGACCGACCGCGGGAGGCGGTGCGGACGACACGTCGGCGACGCGCCTCGACGGAGTGCTCGAGGGTGCCGTGGTGACCGCACTGAACGACCAGCACGCGTTCCTCCGGCTGGGCGCCTCCTCGGAGCTGGCCGTGGGCGACCTGGTGCGCCTCGGCGTCTCGCACCCCTGCACGACGCTGTCGCAGTGGCGCGAGCTCTCGCTGGTGCGAGGCGGCACGGCCAGCCGCGAGCAGCCCCCCGTCGTCGAGGGCACCTGGCTGACGCGCTTCTGA
- a CDS encoding NAD(P)-dependent oxidoreductase encodes MKLLLLGATGGVGSHLLRQALAAGHDVTVLVRDEAALDDADDARVLVGDATSVDDVAEAVVGQDAVLNAVGSRRVRHPVEVEVGEALLPAMQASGVRRLVVCSAFGVGDSEGDASALQKIFFHTVLGKVYEAKEAADAQVRASGLDWTLVYPTRLVDDPATGDVVASEHLADGASTQVTRADVARFMLAQLGDDTWLRRTAVLTGA; translated from the coding sequence ATGAAGCTGCTGTTGCTGGGAGCCACCGGGGGAGTCGGGTCGCACCTGCTGCGCCAGGCGCTCGCCGCCGGTCACGACGTCACGGTGCTGGTGCGCGACGAGGCCGCCCTCGACGACGCCGACGATGCGCGCGTGCTCGTCGGCGACGCCACCTCCGTCGACGACGTGGCCGAGGCGGTCGTGGGGCAGGACGCCGTCCTGAACGCGGTCGGCTCACGCCGCGTGCGGCACCCCGTCGAGGTCGAGGTGGGCGAGGCGCTGCTGCCCGCGATGCAGGCGTCGGGCGTCCGTCGGCTCGTCGTCTGCTCGGCGTTCGGCGTCGGCGACTCGGAGGGCGACGCCAGCGCGCTCCAGAAGATCTTCTTCCACACCGTGCTCGGCAAGGTCTACGAGGCGAAGGAGGCGGCCGACGCGCAGGTGCGCGCCAGCGGCCTCGACTGGACCCTCGTCTACCCCACGCGCCTCGTGGACGACCCCGCGACGGGAGACGTCGTGGCGTCCGAGCACCTGGCCGACGGCGCGTCGACGCAGGTGACGCGCGCCGACGTGGCCCGGTTCATGCTGGCTCAGCTCGGCGACGACACCTGGCTGCGCCGGACTGCGGTGCTCACCGGGGCGTAG
- a CDS encoding beta-N-acetylhexosaminidase, translated as MTDPLLLPRVDQLATASGAYLLDSATRVSAPDELAGTVAWLQSVLRPATGLPLREGDGDGAGISLDLDPALDDEGYRVEVRPAGVRITGGSTAGVFYGAQVLRQLLPPEVFRRSLVEGVEWSVPAVDIADSPRFGWRGMHLDVARHFMPTHDVMRLIDLMAAHRLNTLHWHLTEDQGWRIEILKYPRLTTVGAWRASSQVGAGPDATQDGRPHGGSYTQADIREVVAYAAARHVTVVPEVDVPGHSMAAITAYPHLGVGAVEVGGTPVPEPRQIAVGTEWGIFEDVLNTEQSTVDFYKDVLTEVMDLFPGTWIGIGGDECPKAQWEADPRTQELMRERGLADEEQLQAWFIGQLDEHVTAAGRRTFGWDEILEGHGAAGARPMSPGATVASWRGMTGAVTAARLGYDVVACPDDQVYLDYRQSDSPDEPIPVSIVLGLEDVYAFEPVPAELTAEEARHVLGGQANVWTEHMDSPRTVDFLVFPRLCAVADVLWSDAPRDFAGFSARLDHHLLRLEAAGVEYHRASGPLPWQTRPGVPGRPASREDRAAYIAQVTANIA; from the coding sequence GTGACCGACCCCCTGCTGCTGCCCCGTGTCGACCAGCTGGCCACCGCCTCCGGCGCGTACCTGCTCGACTCCGCCACCCGCGTCTCGGCGCCCGACGAGCTCGCCGGCACCGTCGCCTGGCTGCAGTCGGTGCTGCGTCCCGCGACCGGGCTGCCCCTGCGTGAGGGCGACGGCGACGGCGCCGGCATCTCGCTCGACCTCGACCCCGCGCTCGACGACGAGGGATACCGCGTCGAGGTCCGGCCGGCCGGCGTGCGGATCACCGGCGGCTCGACGGCCGGCGTCTTCTACGGCGCCCAGGTGCTGCGGCAGCTGCTGCCGCCCGAGGTGTTCCGTCGCTCGCTCGTCGAGGGAGTCGAGTGGTCGGTGCCGGCCGTCGACATCGCCGACTCGCCCCGGTTCGGCTGGCGAGGCATGCACCTCGACGTGGCGCGGCACTTCATGCCGACCCACGACGTGATGCGCCTGATCGACCTCATGGCGGCCCACCGGCTCAACACGCTGCACTGGCACCTGACCGAGGACCAGGGCTGGCGCATCGAGATCCTGAAGTACCCCCGGCTGACCACGGTGGGCGCCTGGCGTGCGTCGTCGCAGGTCGGTGCGGGCCCCGACGCCACGCAGGACGGCCGTCCGCACGGCGGCTCCTACACGCAGGCCGACATCCGCGAGGTCGTCGCGTACGCGGCCGCGCGGCACGTGACCGTCGTGCCCGAGGTCGACGTGCCCGGTCACTCGATGGCCGCGATCACGGCCTACCCGCACCTCGGCGTCGGCGCGGTCGAGGTCGGCGGCACGCCCGTGCCCGAGCCGCGACAGATCGCCGTCGGCACCGAGTGGGGCATCTTCGAGGACGTGCTCAACACCGAGCAGTCGACCGTCGACTTCTACAAGGACGTGCTGACCGAGGTGATGGACCTGTTCCCCGGCACCTGGATCGGCATCGGCGGCGACGAGTGCCCGAAGGCCCAGTGGGAGGCGGACCCTCGCACCCAGGAGCTGATGCGCGAGCGCGGCCTCGCCGACGAGGAGCAGCTGCAGGCCTGGTTCATCGGCCAGCTCGACGAGCACGTGACCGCCGCCGGCCGCCGCACCTTCGGCTGGGACGAGATCTTGGAGGGGCACGGCGCGGCTGGTGCGCGACCCATGTCGCCCGGCGCGACCGTCGCCTCCTGGCGGGGCATGACCGGCGCGGTGACCGCCGCCCGGCTCGGCTACGACGTCGTCGCCTGCCCCGACGACCAGGTGTACCTCGACTACCGCCAGTCCGACTCGCCCGACGAGCCGATCCCGGTCTCGATCGTGCTCGGCCTCGAGGACGTCTACGCGTTCGAGCCCGTCCCGGCCGAGCTGACCGCCGAGGAGGCGCGGCACGTGCTGGGCGGCCAGGCGAACGTCTGGACCGAGCACATGGACTCTCCCCGCACCGTCGACTTCCTCGTCTTCCCCCGGCTCTGCGCGGTGGCCGACGTGCTCTGGTCGGACGCGCCCCGGGACTTCGCGGGCTTCTCCGCACGGCTCGACCACCACCTCCTGCGCCTCGAGGCCGCGGGGGTCGAGTACCACAGGGCGTCGGGTCCGCTGCCGTGGCAGACGCGTCCGGGCGTGCCCGGCCGACCGGCCTCGCGCGAGGATCGCGCGGCGTACATCGCCCAGGTCACGGCCAACATCGCCTGA
- a CDS encoding carbohydrate ABC transporter permease, translated as MAVTTAPPAPPRQEAPRGPAPRPRKKRQLAPLWLLSPAGIVLLVVMVAPIVFLVFTSFTNYDQRSLFTGAYESVGLQQYVTLFTDSDFWWSLLRTVLFTVAMVAGSVVIGMGVSHLLTRIHTSMRYVVTVVLIFAWAMPNVASSLVWNWLFQPGYGVVNWMLTQLRVFGDMTDTQWSNDPLLSYTSIWMLIVWQAVPFIALTLYAAETQVSPEYKEAARLDGAGEWRVYRDVTLQFLKPTLLLVTILSIIWDYNVFNQIWLVSQGGPDDATSTLGVFMYKTAFVGFEIGQGAAISVVTTLLLLGLTAFYIRNLIRSGEDL; from the coding sequence ATGGCCGTCACGACAGCGCCGCCCGCCCCGCCCCGCCAGGAGGCCCCGCGCGGGCCGGCCCCGAGGCCGAGGAAGAAGCGTCAGCTCGCCCCCCTCTGGCTGCTGAGCCCTGCGGGCATCGTCCTGCTCGTCGTGATGGTCGCGCCGATCGTGTTCCTGGTCTTCACCTCGTTCACGAACTACGACCAGCGCAGCCTCTTCACCGGCGCCTACGAGTCGGTCGGCCTGCAGCAGTACGTCACGCTGTTCACCGACAGCGACTTCTGGTGGTCGCTGCTGCGCACCGTCCTCTTCACCGTGGCGATGGTCGCCGGCAGCGTCGTCATCGGCATGGGCGTCTCGCACCTGCTGACGCGGATCCACACGAGCATGCGGTACGTCGTCACCGTCGTGCTGATCTTCGCGTGGGCGATGCCGAACGTCGCCTCCTCGCTGGTCTGGAACTGGCTGTTCCAGCCGGGCTACGGCGTCGTCAACTGGATGCTCACCCAGCTGCGCGTCTTCGGCGACATGACCGACACCCAGTGGTCGAACGACCCCCTGCTGTCGTACACGTCGATCTGGATGCTGATCGTCTGGCAGGCGGTGCCGTTCATCGCGCTGACCCTCTACGCCGCCGAGACGCAGGTGTCGCCCGAGTACAAGGAGGCGGCTCGTCTCGACGGTGCCGGCGAGTGGCGCGTCTACCGCGACGTCACCCTGCAGTTCCTGAAGCCGACCCTGCTGCTCGTCACGATCCTCTCGATCATCTGGGACTACAACGTCTTCAACCAGATCTGGCTCGTCTCGCAGGGCGGCCCCGACGACGCCACGTCGACGCTCGGCGTCTTCATGTACAAGACGGCGTTCGTCGGCTTCGAGATCGGGCAGGGCGCCGCCATCTCGGTCGTCACCACCCTGCTGCTGCTCGGCCTGACCGCGTTCTACATCCGCAACCTGATCCGCTCGGGAGAAGACCTGTGA
- a CDS encoding amidohydrolase family protein, with product MSTTVITGATVHDGRGGAAQVADVVVRDGVVAAVGPGAGASVVDADRQFDGRGLEVLPGFVDVHAHDDAALFRPGGITPKTAQGVTTTIVGNCGQGVAPSPPRSDPPDRSLEQYSLPVLGPFPDRRWPTFGDYVETLAREPLGIHARALVPHAPVRASVLGMGRRAADAAETSRIAGAVGEALDAGALGVSLGLMYAPGDAADRAELLAIAQEVAARDGLLVAHVRNEADGLRASVDELASLGLETGARVHVSHLKVTGPRNVGGMGAIVEHLDDLRERGLDISADVYPYDAGSTTVASLFPPSTADRGVESLLEALGDPSTRAAVLAGLEQPWPGTALENQWAAIGPARILLAGFARPEHAGLEGRSIAEIAVELSGEPLEVLADLVLAERGALTVIVFHTDLEGMRTALAWPHTLVGSDGLPRESGTVPPRLYGTFARLLDVYAGTGAAAVLTREEAVHRMSVAAHRRFRTVASSTPVGVVPGAAADLQLVDPRAYADRATYAEPRRSPSGVRGVWVAGELVAGELAGPA from the coding sequence GTGTCGACGACGGTCATCACCGGGGCGACGGTCCACGACGGTCGAGGAGGCGCGGCGCAGGTCGCCGACGTCGTCGTGCGCGACGGTGTGGTCGCGGCCGTGGGCCCCGGTGCCGGCGCGTCCGTCGTGGACGCCGACCGGCAGTTCGACGGCCGCGGCCTCGAGGTGCTGCCCGGGTTCGTCGACGTGCACGCGCACGACGACGCGGCGCTGTTCCGTCCGGGCGGGATCACGCCGAAGACGGCCCAGGGCGTGACGACGACGATCGTCGGCAACTGCGGCCAGGGCGTGGCGCCGTCCCCGCCGCGGTCCGATCCGCCCGACCGCTCGCTCGAGCAGTACTCGCTGCCCGTGCTCGGGCCGTTCCCCGACCGGCGCTGGCCGACCTTCGGCGACTACGTCGAGACGCTCGCCCGGGAGCCGCTCGGCATCCACGCCAGGGCGCTCGTGCCGCACGCGCCGGTCCGCGCCTCCGTGCTCGGGATGGGTCGGCGCGCTGCCGACGCTGCCGAGACGTCGCGCATCGCGGGCGCGGTCGGCGAGGCCCTCGACGCCGGCGCGCTCGGCGTATCGCTGGGCCTCATGTACGCGCCAGGCGACGCCGCTGACCGGGCCGAGCTGCTGGCGATCGCACAGGAGGTGGCGGCCCGGGACGGGCTGCTCGTCGCGCACGTGCGCAACGAGGCGGACGGGCTGCGCGCCTCCGTCGACGAGCTCGCCTCGCTCGGTCTCGAGACGGGCGCTCGCGTGCACGTCAGCCACCTCAAGGTGACCGGGCCGCGCAACGTCGGCGGCATGGGCGCGATCGTCGAGCACCTGGACGACCTGCGTGAGCGGGGGCTCGACATCTCCGCCGACGTCTACCCGTACGACGCGGGGAGCACGACGGTGGCGTCCCTCTTCCCTCCCTCGACGGCCGACCGCGGGGTCGAGAGCCTGCTCGAGGCGCTCGGCGACCCGTCGACCCGTGCCGCGGTGCTCGCCGGGCTCGAGCAGCCATGGCCCGGCACGGCGCTCGAGAACCAGTGGGCGGCGATCGGGCCCGCGCGCATCCTGCTCGCCGGCTTCGCCCGGCCGGAGCACGCCGGGCTCGAGGGCCGCAGCATCGCCGAGATCGCGGTCGAGCTCAGCGGCGAACCGCTCGAGGTGCTCGCCGATCTCGTCCTCGCCGAGCGGGGCGCGCTGACCGTGATCGTCTTCCACACCGACCTCGAGGGGATGCGCACCGCTCTCGCCTGGCCGCACACGCTCGTCGGCTCGGACGGGTTGCCGCGCGAGTCGGGCACCGTGCCCCCGCGGCTCTACGGCACCTTCGCACGGCTGCTCGACGTGTACGCCGGCACCGGGGCGGCGGCGGTGCTGACCCGCGAGGAGGCGGTGCACCGGATGAGCGTGGCCGCGCACCGCCGCTTCCGGACCGTCGCCTCCTCGACGCCCGTGGGGGTCGTACCCGGAGCCGCAGCCGACCTGCAGCTCGTCGACCCTCGCGCGTACGCCGACCGCGCGACGTACGCGGAGCCTCGACGGTCGCCGTCGGGGGTGCGCGGGGTCTGGGTCGCGGGCGAGCTCGTCGCGGGCGAGCTCGCGGGGCCCGCTTGA
- a CDS encoding RidA family protein, whose amino-acid sequence MSDKTQVITTGAPTPMPIFSQGVLKNGFLAVSGQGPQDPATGEYLFRGDLTAQTLRTLDNVKAIVEAAGGAVDDVMSLRVFLTQRSDFAEMNAAYETWVRANVTSGVFPTRTTIFVELPNEAMLVEIDALAVLG is encoded by the coding sequence GTGAGCGACAAGACCCAGGTGATCACCACCGGAGCCCCCACCCCCATGCCGATCTTCTCGCAGGGCGTGCTGAAGAACGGGTTCCTCGCCGTCTCCGGCCAGGGCCCGCAAGATCCGGCGACGGGCGAGTACCTGTTCCGCGGCGACCTGACGGCGCAGACCCTGCGCACGCTCGACAACGTCAAGGCGATCGTGGAGGCGGCGGGCGGCGCCGTCGACGACGTCATGTCCCTGCGCGTGTTCCTCACGCAGCGGAGCGACTTCGCCGAGATGAACGCTGCCTACGAGACCTGGGTCCGGGCGAACGTCACCAGCGGCGTCTTCCCCACCCGCACGACGATCTTCGTCGAGCTGCCGAACGAGGCGATGCTCGTCGAGATCGACGCGCTCGCCGTCCTCGGCTGA
- a CDS encoding NAD-dependent epimerase/dehydratase family protein, with amino-acid sequence MTQKSLLVVGGTGQISAACVREAVRGGWSVSVLNRGSTASRPLPDEVEPIVADVRDEEALVTALAGRQFDSVADFLTFTPDELHSMLRVVVPHADQYVFIGSASTYQKPPAALPISESTPLFNPWSPYARDKIACERLLRDEHLAGQVRATVVRPSHTYDRTHVPLLGGWTVVERMRRGAPVVLHGDGTSMWAMTHADDFARAFVPLLGAPEASGEAFNIMSSELLTWNQIARCLSDAAGGSLHVVHRTTHDLVASAPEWDADLRGDRSHPALFDSSKVREVAVGWEPRVPFAEGARQIVAWHDADASRRVVDPGVDALYDRLAAG; translated from the coding sequence ATGACGCAGAAGTCCCTCCTCGTGGTCGGCGGCACCGGCCAGATCAGCGCCGCGTGCGTGCGCGAGGCGGTGCGCGGCGGCTGGTCCGTCTCGGTGCTCAACCGTGGCAGCACCGCCAGCCGCCCCCTCCCCGACGAGGTCGAGCCGATCGTCGCCGACGTCCGCGACGAGGAGGCGCTGGTCACGGCCCTGGCAGGCCGCCAGTTCGACTCCGTGGCCGACTTCCTGACCTTCACCCCCGACGAGCTGCACTCGATGCTCCGTGTCGTGGTGCCGCACGCCGACCAGTACGTGTTCATCGGCTCCGCCTCCACGTACCAGAAGCCGCCCGCCGCGCTGCCGATCTCGGAGTCGACCCCGCTGTTCAACCCGTGGTCGCCGTACGCCCGCGACAAGATCGCCTGCGAGCGGCTGCTGCGCGACGAGCACCTCGCAGGCCAGGTCCGCGCCACCGTCGTGCGCCCGTCGCACACCTACGACCGCACGCACGTGCCGCTGCTCGGCGGCTGGACCGTCGTCGAGCGGATGCGTCGCGGAGCCCCCGTCGTGCTGCACGGCGACGGCACCTCGATGTGGGCGATGACCCACGCGGACGACTTCGCGCGGGCGTTCGTCCCGCTGCTCGGCGCCCCCGAGGCGTCGGGCGAGGCGTTCAACATCATGTCGTCCGAGCTGCTCACCTGGAACCAGATCGCGCGCTGCCTCTCGGACGCGGCCGGCGGGTCGCTGCACGTCGTCCACCGCACGACCCACGACCTGGTCGCGTCGGCGCCCGAGTGGGACGCCGACCTGCGCGGCGACCGCAGCCACCCCGCCCTGTTCGACTCGTCGAAGGTCCGCGAGGTCGCCGTCGGCTGGGAGCCGCGCGTGCCCTTCGCCGAGGGTGCCCGCCAGATCGTCGCCTGGCACGACGCCGACGCGTCGCGGCGCGTGGTCGACCCCGGGGTCGACGCCCTCTACGACCGGCTCGCCGCAGGCTGA
- a CDS encoding extracellular solute-binding protein, translated as MTRHTAVAALGLTAALALTACSSAGTAGGGSSDGPQTVPTTKGDGETLTVWVMTGDYTDETIKAINDEFTEQTGAEVDVQTQQWDGITTKISTALATSTPPDVLDLGNTQVASYAENGALLDLTDYSDDLAQGQEWLTGLEEPATVDGSLYGVPGFAGARAVIYNKDMWEAAGITEEPTTYEQLTADLDALAAANPASDFSPFYMPGAYWYAGMQFVWDAGGEIATQGDDGTWSAGLSSDEAQQGLEDFKEFQNTYSTGASQTLDTDVPNQDQIFADGKAGAMLGTNGKIDLIKEANPALTDDSFGTFPFPGKSGESQPVMLGGSDWGIAAKSANTDLALQWVKIAASPEIQSDWVYGNDGWIPNSTDGIEAAQSTLGDIDEGFFSAALNSKATPASGNWAALEGDLSINDLFSSVASGSKSPEAAAESFDGTTDDALNK; from the coding sequence ATGACACGTCACACAGCGGTCGCGGCCCTCGGCCTCACGGCCGCCCTGGCCCTGACGGCCTGCTCGAGCGCGGGCACGGCAGGAGGCGGCAGCAGCGACGGGCCGCAGACCGTGCCCACCACGAAGGGCGACGGCGAGACGCTGACCGTCTGGGTCATGACGGGCGACTACACCGACGAGACCATCAAGGCGATCAACGACGAGTTCACCGAGCAGACCGGCGCGGAGGTGGACGTGCAGACCCAGCAGTGGGACGGCATCACCACGAAGATCAGCACCGCCCTCGCGACGTCCACGCCGCCCGACGTGCTCGACCTCGGCAACACCCAGGTCGCGAGCTACGCCGAGAACGGCGCCCTGCTCGACCTCACCGACTACTCCGACGACCTCGCCCAGGGCCAGGAGTGGCTCACCGGCCTCGAGGAGCCCGCCACGGTCGACGGCTCGCTCTACGGCGTCCCCGGCTTCGCGGGCGCCCGCGCCGTCATCTACAACAAGGACATGTGGGAGGCGGCCGGCATCACCGAGGAGCCCACCACCTACGAGCAGCTCACGGCCGACCTCGACGCGCTGGCGGCAGCGAACCCGGCGAGCGACTTCTCGCCCTTCTACATGCCCGGCGCGTACTGGTACGCCGGCATGCAGTTCGTCTGGGACGCCGGCGGAGAGATCGCGACCCAGGGCGACGACGGCACCTGGTCGGCCGGCCTGTCGTCCGACGAGGCGCAGCAGGGCCTCGAGGACTTCAAGGAGTTCCAGAACACGTACTCGACGGGCGCCTCGCAGACGCTCGACACCGACGTGCCGAACCAGGACCAGATCTTCGCCGACGGCAAGGCCGGCGCCATGCTCGGCACCAACGGCAAGATCGACCTCATCAAGGAGGCGAATCCCGCGCTGACGGACGACAGCTTCGGCACCTTCCCGTTCCCGGGCAAGTCCGGCGAGTCGCAGCCCGTCATGCTGGGCGGCTCCGACTGGGGCATCGCGGCGAAGAGCGCGAACACCGACCTCGCGCTGCAGTGGGTCAAGATCGCGGCCAGCCCCGAGATCCAGAGCGACTGGGTCTACGGCAACGACGGCTGGATCCCCAACAGCACCGACGGCATCGAGGCGGCGCAGAGCACGCTCGGCGACATCGACGAGGGCTTCTTCTCGGCGGCGCTGAACTCGAAGGCCACCCCGGCCAGCGGCAACTGGGCTGCTCTCGAGGGCGACCTGAGCATCAACGACCTGTTCTCGAGCGTCGCGTCGGGCAGCAAGTCGCCCGAGGCCGCGGCCGAGTCGTTCGACGGCACGACGGACGACGCGCTGAACAAGTAA